In Paractinoplanes brasiliensis, the following proteins share a genomic window:
- a CDS encoding cobalamin B12-binding domain-containing protein, protein MSVPSAVPRRSYDIAALIDEFLQLLGEGDEYGAVEMVTELYEEGVPPQRLMIDLIGGAQTRVGELWAANEWTVAREHAATAISERVLAALAARTNVRPYRGRVTIACVDGEWHALPTRMLAEMLRLDGWRVDFLGANVPGPHLVTHLHQTGPDVVALSCMIATRLPRAHAAITACKAAGVPVIAGGRGFGPGGRYAQHLGADAWAAGAEEAVRRLARNWPPHNQDPQLSAYLGDEEYTYVVRHRPVLISTAMRQLTDTYPAVREYNQRQLDSTAEDMAHIVDFLAAALYVNETQIFTDFVAWTDEVLQARGVPPVALRVGLETVRAQLHDYPTAGAMLAAGIQLLNE, encoded by the coding sequence GTGAGCGTCCCCAGCGCCGTCCCACGGCGCTCCTACGACATCGCCGCCCTGATCGACGAGTTCCTGCAGCTGCTCGGCGAGGGCGACGAATACGGCGCCGTCGAGATGGTCACCGAGCTGTACGAGGAGGGTGTGCCGCCGCAACGCCTGATGATCGACCTGATCGGCGGCGCGCAGACCAGGGTCGGCGAGCTGTGGGCGGCCAACGAGTGGACCGTGGCGCGGGAGCACGCGGCGACGGCGATCAGCGAGCGGGTCCTGGCCGCGCTGGCCGCCCGCACGAACGTACGCCCGTACCGGGGCCGGGTGACGATCGCCTGCGTCGACGGGGAGTGGCACGCGTTGCCGACCCGCATGCTGGCCGAGATGCTGCGCCTGGACGGCTGGCGGGTCGACTTCCTGGGCGCCAACGTCCCCGGGCCGCACCTGGTCACCCACCTGCACCAGACCGGCCCCGACGTGGTCGCGCTGAGCTGCATGATCGCCACCCGGCTGCCCCGGGCACACGCGGCGATCACGGCCTGCAAGGCGGCCGGCGTCCCCGTCATCGCGGGCGGCCGCGGCTTCGGCCCCGGCGGGCGCTACGCCCAGCACCTCGGCGCGGACGCGTGGGCCGCCGGCGCCGAGGAGGCCGTACGGCGGCTCGCCCGCAACTGGCCCCCGCACAACCAGGACCCGCAGCTCTCGGCCTATCTGGGCGACGAGGAGTACACGTACGTGGTGCGCCACCGGCCCGTGCTGATCAGCACAGCGATGCGGCAGCTCACCGACACGTATCCCGCCGTACGCGAATACAACCAGCGCCAGCTCGACTCGACCGCCGAGGACATGGCGCACATCGTCGACTTCCTGGCGGCCGCCCTCTACGTCAACGAGACGCAGATCTTCACCGACTTCGTCGCCTGGACCGACGAGGTGCTGCAGGCCCGGGGCGTACCCCCGGTGGCGCTGCGGGTGGGTCTGGAGACTGTCCGGGCCCAGCTCCACGACTACCCCACGGCCGGGGCGATGCTCGCCGCCGGGATCCAGCTGTTAAATGAGTAG
- a CDS encoding PP2C family protein-serine/threonine phosphatase: protein MTVPSPAVAGERLADGPAPALLRAALDAAGEAVLLCASADDTIVMVNAAAQALLPGLAAGGTALDGPLPGLAAALAAGDDSFTDVHAGRHLQGRRRPLGDDHYGWYLRDRTEDVTRADALRAERTRTAFLAEAGRRLSSSLHQGRCRRITAELAVAHLADAAVVVLPVDGRQSQFTRLVAGGLPEDGTLREEVLNQVPGLIEALGGFPPIPSRWLDAAQAPEWLLPAGFGPIGALLVTPLPGNAEPAGALILARRGADARFGPEDEILARIFAARAGAAISSAQLYREQVDTTAVLQADLLPPELPQPEGIELAGSYQAARDAMRIGGDFYDVFGPTDTSPDTVIVLGDVCGKGAEAAVLTGKVRQTLRALRLVETRPDEMLRVLNKALLDSGRHHRFVTMVVGSVSRTDHGRVRLSLATGGHPPPLVLRLDGRVEEVPTRGTLIGAVARTVVNPADVELAPGELCLLYSDGLTEARGGPAGDEQFGEERLHEALSECRGMPAVATVERVRQLVSDWVHGGARDDIAMLAVRAPARPQLSLRNGARNASPFAIDARRGERRVRTMS, encoded by the coding sequence ATGACAGTGCCATCGCCGGCAGTGGCCGGCGAGCGGCTGGCCGACGGGCCCGCGCCCGCTCTGCTCCGCGCCGCGCTCGACGCCGCCGGTGAAGCAGTGCTGCTGTGCGCCTCGGCCGACGACACCATTGTGATGGTCAACGCCGCTGCTCAGGCGCTGTTGCCCGGACTCGCCGCCGGCGGCACGGCGCTCGACGGGCCGTTGCCCGGCCTGGCCGCCGCGCTCGCCGCGGGCGACGACTCCTTCACCGACGTCCACGCCGGGCGGCACCTGCAGGGCCGGCGGCGCCCGCTGGGCGACGACCACTACGGATGGTATCTGCGCGACCGCACCGAGGATGTGACCCGCGCCGACGCGTTGCGGGCCGAACGAACCCGGACGGCGTTCCTGGCAGAGGCCGGCCGTCGCCTGTCGTCGTCCCTGCACCAGGGCCGCTGCCGGCGGATCACCGCCGAGCTCGCGGTGGCCCACCTGGCCGACGCGGCCGTGGTGGTGCTGCCGGTCGACGGCCGGCAGAGCCAGTTCACCCGCCTGGTTGCCGGGGGCCTGCCCGAGGACGGCACGCTCCGCGAGGAAGTGCTCAACCAGGTGCCGGGGCTGATCGAGGCGCTCGGCGGTTTCCCGCCCATCCCCAGCCGGTGGCTCGACGCGGCCCAGGCGCCCGAGTGGCTGCTGCCGGCCGGCTTCGGGCCGATCGGGGCGTTGCTGGTCACTCCCCTGCCGGGCAACGCCGAACCGGCCGGGGCGCTGATCCTGGCCCGCCGCGGCGCCGACGCCCGGTTCGGGCCGGAGGACGAAATCCTCGCCCGCATCTTCGCAGCCCGCGCCGGCGCCGCCATCTCGTCCGCCCAGCTCTATCGCGAGCAGGTCGACACCACCGCCGTGCTGCAGGCCGACCTGCTGCCGCCCGAACTGCCGCAGCCCGAGGGCATCGAGCTGGCCGGCTCCTACCAGGCCGCCCGCGACGCGATGCGGATCGGCGGCGACTTCTACGACGTGTTCGGCCCCACCGACACCAGCCCCGACACGGTGATCGTGCTCGGCGACGTGTGCGGCAAGGGCGCCGAGGCGGCGGTCCTGACCGGCAAGGTGCGCCAGACCCTGCGCGCCTTGCGGCTGGTCGAGACCCGGCCCGACGAGATGTTGCGCGTGCTCAACAAGGCCCTGCTCGACTCGGGCCGCCACCACCGGTTCGTCACGATGGTGGTCGGGTCGGTCAGCCGCACCGACCACGGCCGGGTCAGACTCTCCCTGGCCACCGGCGGGCACCCGCCGCCGCTGGTGCTACGCCTCGACGGCCGGGTCGAGGAGGTGCCGACACGTGGCACCCTGATCGGCGCGGTCGCCCGTACGGTGGTCAATCCGGCCGACGTCGAGCTCGCGCCGGGCGAACTGTGCCTGCTCTACAGCGACGGCCTGACCGAAGCGCGGGGCGGCCCGGCGGGCGACGAGCAGTTCGGCGAGGAAAGGCTGCACGAGGCGCTGAGCGAGTGCCGCGGCATGCCCGCCGTGGCCACCGTCGAACGCGTACGGCAGCTGGTCAGCGACTGGGTGCACGGCGGCGCCCGCGACGACATCGCCATGCTGGCCGTCCGGGCCCCGGCCCGCCCCCAGCTCAGCCTGCGCAACGGAGCCCGTAACGCCTCGCCGTTCGCGATCGACGCCCGGCGTGGTGAGCGGCGCGTGCGGACCATGTCGTGA
- a CDS encoding winged helix-turn-helix transcriptional regulator: MGSRREIEALPPEADLARADSLAREIFSDVASKWSLLIIEFLGLRTMRFNELRREVGGISHKVLTQNLRTLERNGLVERTVHPTVPPSVDYSLTEAGQALRKVVDGMCDWTQTYLGHIEASRTRFQQDS; the protein is encoded by the coding sequence GTGGGAAGCAGGCGGGAAATTGAGGCATTGCCGCCCGAGGCTGATCTGGCGCGGGCCGATTCGCTGGCCAGAGAGATCTTTTCGGATGTGGCCAGCAAATGGTCGCTGCTGATCATCGAGTTTCTCGGGTTGCGGACGATGCGGTTCAACGAGTTGCGCCGCGAGGTGGGCGGGATCAGTCACAAGGTGCTGACGCAGAACCTGCGGACCCTCGAACGCAACGGGCTCGTCGAGCGGACGGTGCACCCGACCGTCCCGCCCAGCGTCGACTATTCGCTCACCGAGGCGGGCCAGGCCCTGCGCAAGGTGGTCGACGGCATGTGCGACTGGACGCAGACGTACCTGGGGCACATCGAGGCGTCCCGCACCCGCTTCCAGCAGGACAGTTAG